Proteins encoded together in one Stigmatella aurantiaca window:
- a CDS encoding AHH domain-containing protein, whose protein sequence is MRLLGVVASLLLVGGCATTRVVHVDVGDGRQVVHESVEVDPVRVSEDEFKAALTHLILDVRMDVAFRETDAADQRGWVRSRTLLASSRGLADSGSGSSPESLYARICPDGDDCLPLVGGTGLTFSRKDRTLMALSFALDTVWESVEAEVGKVLNPAALKAMVTSAALTLLLTMTLPEPVTKVIAVALTAAMVAYLGIVPVWEIGRGFVRLWDNAERATTLIELQDVGHRFGNVLGTNGTRVLVLVVMAALAGKSAMAAQGPKLPGFPQAALRAQAEAGFQLGAALNGGITSIAMPSAGVLNVALAPGATAAVAMHSSGTPGDTAGPVHHICTNKNLVSAATGGPWTPLCERIFKKAGMTLEDAANKVQLTGHEGPHPELYHKKVVSRLQDAVSRCRTTEACRANLKEELAKIAEELTTPGSLLRRLIVKGGE, encoded by the coding sequence GTGCGATTACTGGGAGTTGTCGCTTCATTGCTTCTTGTAGGTGGATGTGCGACCACTCGCGTCGTCCACGTTGATGTTGGAGACGGCAGACAGGTGGTCCACGAGTCCGTAGAGGTTGACCCGGTCCGGGTGAGTGAGGACGAGTTCAAGGCGGCCCTCACGCATCTCATCCTTGACGTGCGCATGGACGTTGCGTTCCGCGAAACGGATGCAGCGGATCAGCGAGGGTGGGTGCGATCCAGGACTCTGCTCGCGTCATCGAGGGGACTCGCGGACTCCGGCTCGGGGAGTTCACCTGAGTCTTTGTATGCGCGCATCTGCCCCGACGGGGACGACTGCTTGCCCCTGGTGGGCGGAACGGGTCTGACGTTCTCGCGCAAGGACCGCACGTTGATGGCGCTCTCGTTCGCGCTCGACACCGTGTGGGAGAGCGTCGAGGCCGAGGTAGGCAAGGTGCTGAACCCAGCAGCGCTCAAGGCCATGGTGACCTCGGCCGCGCTGACACTGCTCCTCACGATGACCCTTCCCGAACCGGTCACCAAGGTCATTGCGGTCGCGTTGACGGCGGCCATGGTGGCTTACCTGGGCATTGTTCCGGTCTGGGAGATTGGCCGAGGCTTCGTCAGACTGTGGGACAACGCGGAGAGAGCTACGACTCTCATCGAGTTGCAGGACGTCGGCCACCGCTTCGGAAATGTGCTCGGTACGAACGGCACACGTGTCCTGGTTCTCGTCGTCATGGCGGCTCTCGCTGGAAAGAGCGCGATGGCGGCCCAAGGCCCAAAGCTCCCGGGCTTTCCGCAGGCCGCACTTCGAGCGCAGGCCGAGGCAGGATTCCAACTCGGGGCGGCACTGAACGGCGGCATCACATCCATCGCAATGCCTAGTGCTGGAGTACTGAACGTGGCGCTGGCTCCAGGAGCCACTGCTGCTGTCGCGATGCACTCGAGCGGGACTCCCGGTGACACAGCAGGCCCAGTCCATCACATCTGCACGAACAAGAACCTAGTTTCCGCTGCCACAGGCGGTCCTTGGACTCCACTGTGTGAGAGGATTTTCAAGAAGGCAGGCATGACGCTTGAGGATGCGGCCAACAAAGTGCAGCTCACTGGGCATGAAGGGCCTCACCCCGAGCTGTATCACAAGAAAGTGGTGAGTCGGCTACAAGATGCCGTTAGCCGCTGTAGGACAACTGAAGCCTGTCGGGCCAATTTGAAGGAGGAGCTAGCGAAAATAGCCGAAGAACTTACGACACCGGGCTCTCTGTTACGGCGGCTCATTGTGAAGGGGGGGGAGTGA
- a CDS encoding TlpA family protein disulfide reductase gives MRTVLGACAFLVLTACARNSELPPLVEDRQTQRSALTGEGTSNKGAPLHFEVKRYPGGEPYSVASDRGSVVLLDVWATWCEPCRDSLPLYEQLAKEYGPRGLKVYALNVDEDERAIPAFVAATKVALPILVDANAAVAEKTLKVRMMPSTFLVDRRGVVRFVHEGFTEEFLQKYQTEIEQLLAERAE, from the coding sequence ATGCGCACCGTGCTTGGAGCCTGTGCCTTCCTCGTGCTGACGGCGTGCGCGCGGAACTCAGAGCTGCCGCCACTCGTCGAGGACCGGCAGACCCAGCGCTCGGCCCTCACCGGGGAAGGCACCTCCAACAAAGGGGCGCCGCTGCACTTCGAGGTGAAGCGCTACCCGGGCGGCGAGCCCTACAGTGTCGCGAGCGACCGGGGCAGCGTGGTGCTGCTGGATGTGTGGGCCACCTGGTGCGAGCCGTGCCGGGACTCCCTGCCGCTCTACGAGCAGCTCGCCAAGGAGTACGGCCCCCGCGGCCTCAAGGTGTACGCGCTGAACGTGGATGAGGACGAGCGCGCCATTCCCGCCTTCGTGGCGGCGACGAAGGTGGCGCTGCCCATCCTCGTGGACGCCAACGCGGCCGTGGCGGAGAAGACGCTGAAGGTGCGGATGATGCCCTCCACGTTCCTGGTGGACCGCCGGGGCGTGGTGCGCTTCGTCCACGAGGGCTTCACGGAGGAGTTCCTCCAGAAGTACCAGACGGAAATCGAACAGCTCCTCGCCGAGCGAGCGGAGTGA
- a CDS encoding polysaccharide biosynthesis/export family protein encodes MRLSPALLLPWMLTAALACRSAPRVPDLPLPTEQEARASASTSNTLGAGDVVEVRVFQEPDHSGIWLVSPEGTIDYPLCGKVELAGRTSSTAADALRGCLARYLRNPQVAVLIREYNSKKIFVFGEVQKPGTFPYDGEMNIIQAITLAGGFTKLAAKNSTNVTRLVDGQERKIRVPVEDIGVGREKNFLLQPGDIIFIPESFF; translated from the coding sequence ATGCGCCTCTCCCCTGCCCTCCTATTGCCCTGGATGCTGACCGCGGCCCTGGCGTGCCGCTCGGCGCCCCGCGTGCCGGACCTCCCCTTGCCCACGGAGCAGGAGGCCCGGGCGTCCGCCAGCACGAGCAACACCCTGGGGGCCGGGGACGTGGTGGAGGTGCGCGTCTTCCAGGAGCCGGACCACTCGGGCATCTGGCTCGTGTCGCCGGAAGGCACCATCGACTACCCGCTGTGCGGCAAGGTGGAGCTTGCGGGGCGCACCTCCAGCACCGCCGCGGACGCGCTGCGCGGCTGCCTGGCCCGCTACCTGCGCAACCCCCAGGTGGCGGTGCTCATCCGCGAGTACAACTCCAAGAAGATCTTCGTCTTCGGAGAGGTGCAGAAGCCCGGCACGTTCCCCTACGACGGGGAGATGAACATCATCCAGGCCATCACCCTGGCGGGCGGCTTCACCAAGCTGGCGGCGAAGAACAGCACCAACGTGACGCGGCTGGTGGACGGGCAGGAGCGGAAGATCCGCGTGCCGGTGGAGGACATCGGCGTGGGCCGGGAGAAGAACTTCCTCCTCCAGCCCGGCGACATCATCTTCATCCCCGAGAGCTTCTTCTAG
- a CDS encoding inositol monophosphatase family protein, with translation MEQETPAALRRIAEEAARLAGKILAERFLGERIIEMKGSPSNLVTDADKASEAALLQFLRARYPHHAILAEESGASQGTGLRWLIDPLDGTTNYAHRVPHFCVSLAVDGPDGVRAGVVYDPMLDELFSAARGEGATLNGRPLKTSGTTQMERALLCTGFPYDLRERPEGPLGLFSHIVRRAQGIRRTGSAALDLAYVAAGRFDGFFEFGLKPWDIGAGSLLVQEAGGLIAQIDGQPFDVMRGDVLASAPRLATELQRECHLFLQELGRLPRV, from the coding sequence ATGGAGCAGGAGACGCCCGCGGCGCTGCGCCGCATCGCGGAAGAGGCCGCCCGGCTCGCGGGGAAGATTCTGGCCGAGCGCTTTCTGGGCGAGCGCATCATCGAAATGAAGGGCAGCCCCTCGAACCTGGTGACCGACGCGGACAAGGCGTCCGAGGCCGCGCTGCTCCAGTTCCTGCGCGCACGCTACCCGCACCACGCCATCCTGGCCGAGGAGAGTGGCGCCTCCCAGGGCACGGGCCTGCGGTGGCTCATCGATCCGCTGGACGGCACGACGAACTACGCGCACCGCGTCCCGCACTTCTGCGTCAGCCTGGCCGTGGATGGCCCGGATGGTGTGCGGGCCGGCGTGGTGTATGACCCCATGCTCGACGAGCTCTTCTCGGCGGCCCGAGGCGAGGGGGCCACGCTCAACGGCCGGCCCCTGAAGACCAGCGGCACCACGCAGATGGAGCGGGCCCTGCTGTGCACGGGCTTCCCCTACGACTTGCGCGAGCGGCCCGAGGGCCCGCTGGGGCTCTTCAGCCACATCGTCCGCCGCGCCCAGGGCATCCGCCGCACGGGCAGCGCCGCGTTGGATCTGGCCTACGTGGCCGCCGGGCGCTTCGATGGCTTCTTCGAGTTTGGTCTCAAGCCCTGGGACATCGGCGCGGGCTCGCTCCTGGTGCAGGAGGCGGGCGGGCTGATAGCGCAGATCGACGGGCAGCCCTTCGATGTGATGCGCGGGGACGTGCTGGCGAGCGCGCCGAGGCTGGCCACGGAGCTCCAGCGCGAGTGCCACCTGTTCCTCCAGGAGCTGGGCCGCCTGCCGCGCGTCTAG
- a CDS encoding S66 peptidase family protein — MKAPVRWQKPLPLRPQDSVHVVAPAGPFDRAGFEAGLAVIGQRYSPVYGPDLFSSYRYLAGEDSRRQEELSRALRDPRCRAIFCARGGYGSMRLLPGLPLAEGGASALVGFSDITALHLAFQAQGRVSVHGPVLTQLGKQPAEVHERLFHLLESPTPAPPLSGTATFVAGTAEGPLLGGNLAVLTSMVGTPYLPSFEGAVLLLEDVGERPYRLDRMWTQLRLAGLFRRVRGIVLGDFTVCEEKGAEYSSVDVLRSLAEEEGLPCAAGFPIGHGTLNFPVPLGVTVRLEAEAARLSFLEGAVRE, encoded by the coding sequence ATGAAGGCGCCCGTGCGCTGGCAGAAGCCGCTTCCCCTTCGTCCTCAAGACTCCGTCCACGTCGTTGCCCCCGCTGGGCCCTTCGACCGGGCCGGATTCGAAGCGGGTCTGGCCGTCATCGGGCAGCGGTACTCCCCCGTGTACGGCCCGGACCTCTTCTCGTCCTACCGGTACCTCGCGGGGGAGGATTCGCGGCGCCAGGAGGAACTCTCCCGGGCCTTGAGGGACCCCCGGTGCCGCGCCATCTTCTGCGCCCGGGGCGGCTACGGGAGCATGCGCTTGCTGCCCGGGCTTCCGCTCGCGGAGGGCGGTGCCTCGGCCCTCGTGGGCTTCTCGGACATCACCGCCTTGCACCTCGCGTTTCAGGCCCAGGGCCGGGTCTCCGTGCACGGCCCCGTGCTGACCCAGCTCGGCAAGCAGCCCGCCGAGGTGCATGAGCGGCTCTTCCACCTTCTGGAGTCCCCCACGCCCGCGCCCCCCCTCTCGGGCACGGCCACCTTCGTGGCGGGCACCGCCGAGGGGCCGCTGCTGGGGGGCAACCTGGCGGTCCTGACGAGCATGGTGGGCACGCCCTACCTGCCCTCGTTCGAGGGCGCCGTGCTCCTGCTGGAGGATGTGGGCGAGCGCCCCTACCGGTTGGACCGGATGTGGACCCAGCTGCGCCTGGCCGGGCTCTTCCGGCGGGTACGGGGCATCGTCCTGGGCGACTTCACCGTGTGCGAGGAGAAGGGCGCGGAGTACTCAAGCGTGGACGTGCTGCGCTCGCTTGCCGAGGAGGAAGGGTTGCCCTGCGCGGCGGGTTTCCCCATCGGCCATGGGACGCTGAACTTTCCCGTTCCGCTGGGCGTCACCGTCCGTCTGGAGGCGGAGGCGGCCCGGCTCTCCTTCCTGGAAGGGGCGGTGCGCGAATGA
- a CDS encoding SDR family oxidoreductase codes for MKTVLITGCSSGYGLETARHFHAQGWNVVATMRTPREDVLPRSDRLHVVPLDVTKPESIAEALEASGPIDVLVNNAGLGLMGAFEVTPMATVREVFETNVFGVMAMTQAVLPQFRARKSGVVVNVTSSATLTPMPLVAVYTASKMAIEGFTASLAFELEAFNLRVKLVEPGYCPSTRFTSNGGARMEGLFPEAYAPFAQRIFASFGQPATVTRESDVAEVVWHAANDTSEKLRFPAGPDAVALARTA; via the coding sequence ATGAAGACGGTGCTCATCACGGGTTGCTCCTCCGGCTACGGACTCGAGACCGCGCGCCACTTTCACGCGCAGGGCTGGAACGTGGTCGCTACCATGCGAACCCCACGCGAGGATGTCCTCCCTCGTTCGGACCGGCTGCACGTGGTGCCGCTCGACGTGACGAAGCCCGAGAGCATCGCGGAGGCGCTGGAGGCGAGCGGACCCATCGACGTGCTCGTCAACAACGCGGGCCTCGGGCTCATGGGGGCCTTCGAGGTCACGCCGATGGCCACGGTGCGTGAGGTGTTCGAGACCAACGTCTTCGGGGTGATGGCGATGACGCAGGCAGTGCTGCCCCAGTTTCGTGCACGCAAGTCGGGCGTGGTCGTGAACGTGACGTCCAGCGCGACGCTGACGCCGATGCCGCTGGTGGCCGTGTACACCGCGAGCAAGATGGCCATCGAAGGGTTCACGGCGTCGCTCGCGTTCGAACTCGAAGCCTTCAACCTGCGTGTGAAACTCGTCGAGCCGGGCTATTGCCCGAGCACCCGCTTCACGAGCAACGGAGGTGCTCGCATGGAAGGGCTGTTTCCCGAGGCGTATGCGCCGTTCGCACAGCGCATCTTCGCTTCATTCGGGCAGCCGGCCACGGTGACGCGTGAGTCCGACGTGGCCGAAGTGGTGTGGCATGCCGCGAACGACACGTCGGAGAAGCTCCGTTTTCCCGCGGGTCCTGACGCGGTTGCGCTGGCCCGGACGGCGTGA
- a CDS encoding RsmB/NOP family class I SAM-dependent RNA methyltransferase, producing MAGATLDRVLSGTPAERVLDRTLREHRSLSREQRQALKEATFNVGLWRRRLGFLLGREEAPAPWLLYAFLHGLAGVASGEAAAWAGLEAPVPLVPEVPPSLALRASLPDWLADHFVREWGSEAEDFCSHLNVPGPITLRVNLLRISREALAAQLRSEGVHTRPGNWSPLALHIEGARPNLYGLKALQEGLFEVQDEGSQLLGLLVEARPGETVLDLCAGAGGKTLQLGAAMENQGQVLAYDPDAGRLDRLLQRCARAGLSRVQVLRAPPRGLSVDRVFVDAPCSELGSLRRGPDLRFLKVPAVLEAFVPLQRELLAQAGAQVRPGGRLVYATCTVNRAENQDRVAEFLRQRPDFRLIRPGAGWLPEACLQEGFFLCAPHRQGTDAFFAAVLERSG from the coding sequence ATGGCCGGGGCGACCCTGGACCGTGTCCTTTCGGGGACCCCCGCGGAGCGCGTCCTGGACCGCACCCTTCGGGAGCACCGGTCTCTCTCCCGGGAACAGCGCCAGGCGCTCAAGGAGGCCACCTTCAATGTCGGCCTGTGGCGGCGGCGGCTCGGCTTCTTGCTGGGGCGGGAGGAGGCTCCTGCTCCCTGGCTCCTCTATGCCTTCTTGCACGGCCTTGCCGGAGTGGCCTCTGGCGAGGCTGCTGCCTGGGCTGGGCTGGAGGCGCCGGTGCCCCTGGTTCCGGAGGTGCCTCCCTCGCTCGCCTTGAGGGCGTCCCTTCCGGATTGGCTCGCGGACCACTTCGTCCGCGAGTGGGGCTCCGAGGCCGAGGACTTCTGCTCCCACCTCAATGTCCCAGGGCCGATTACGCTGCGGGTGAACCTCCTCCGGATTTCGCGTGAAGCGCTGGCGGCTCAGTTGCGCTCCGAGGGCGTTCACACCCGGCCGGGGAACTGGAGCCCCCTGGCGCTCCACATCGAGGGAGCGCGGCCCAACCTCTATGGCCTCAAAGCACTTCAGGAGGGGCTCTTCGAGGTTCAGGACGAGGGCAGTCAGCTCCTGGGCCTCCTCGTGGAGGCGCGCCCGGGAGAGACCGTGCTCGACCTCTGCGCCGGCGCGGGGGGCAAGACGCTCCAGCTCGGCGCCGCCATGGAGAACCAGGGCCAGGTGCTGGCCTATGACCCGGATGCCGGGCGGCTCGACCGGCTCTTGCAGCGGTGTGCCCGGGCCGGACTGTCCCGGGTGCAGGTTCTCCGGGCCCCCCCTAGGGGGCTGAGCGTGGACCGGGTGTTCGTGGATGCGCCTTGCTCCGAGCTGGGCTCGCTGCGGCGGGGGCCCGACTTGCGCTTCCTGAAGGTCCCGGCGGTGCTGGAGGCGTTCGTTCCCCTCCAGCGGGAGTTGCTGGCCCAGGCGGGAGCCCAGGTACGTCCAGGTGGGCGGCTCGTCTATGCCACCTGCACGGTGAACCGGGCCGAGAACCAGGACCGCGTCGCCGAGTTCCTGCGCCAGCGGCCGGACTTCCGGCTCATCCGCCCTGGGGCCGGGTGGCTTCCAGAAGCATGCCTTCAGGAGGGGTTCTTCCTCTGTGCGCCCCACCGGCAGGGCACGGATGCCTTCTTCGCGGCCGTCCTGGAGCGTTCGGGGTAG
- a CDS encoding serine hydrolase domain-containing protein yields the protein MSLIGGLQSVLEEAVELKIFPAAQAVVLHRGVQVFGGVAGAATGETRFDLASLTKAICTAPLFLRLWTDGKLGPETQVARFFPGSPVGEAGATVADLLYHRSGLPPFVPFFAQVLTSTPELLDPACPPSVRAQAREALVQAAASTPLAAPCRTRAAYSDVGFILLGEILSRAAGVPLEVLFQRHVAEPLGLGTRFHRLSEQPLDGTVAPTGATRPREPAPGQEGLWGELPRRASAPGEVDDDNAWVMDGVSGHAGLFGTAVDVARFGQAVLEGCAGSPTLAPGPLWHRALATDPLVPGSTRSMGFDSPSLEHSSAGHFIGNTPPGAVGHLGFTGTSLWVDLRRALVVALVTNRVAHGRQETRIREFRPVFHDLVIEALGLERLDEPKQGNHG from the coding sequence ATGAGCCTCATCGGTGGCTTGCAGTCCGTGCTCGAAGAGGCCGTGGAGCTCAAGATCTTCCCGGCGGCCCAGGCCGTGGTGCTTCACCGCGGCGTCCAGGTGTTTGGCGGCGTGGCCGGCGCGGCCACGGGCGAGACGCGGTTCGACCTGGCCTCGCTCACCAAGGCCATCTGCACGGCCCCGCTCTTCCTGCGCCTCTGGACGGACGGCAAGCTGGGCCCCGAGACGCAGGTGGCGCGGTTCTTCCCCGGCTCTCCCGTGGGCGAGGCCGGGGCCACGGTGGCGGACCTGCTGTACCACCGCTCGGGCCTGCCTCCCTTCGTGCCCTTCTTCGCCCAGGTGCTCACCTCCACCCCGGAGCTGCTCGACCCGGCCTGTCCGCCTTCCGTCCGGGCCCAGGCGCGCGAGGCGCTCGTCCAGGCCGCCGCGAGCACCCCGCTTGCCGCCCCCTGCCGCACCCGGGCCGCCTACAGCGACGTGGGGTTCATCCTCCTGGGGGAGATTCTCTCCCGGGCGGCCGGGGTGCCGCTGGAGGTGCTCTTCCAGCGCCATGTCGCCGAGCCGCTGGGGCTCGGGACGCGCTTCCACCGCCTCTCGGAGCAGCCCCTGGATGGGACCGTCGCGCCCACCGGCGCCACCCGTCCCCGCGAGCCCGCTCCCGGCCAGGAGGGCCTGTGGGGCGAGCTGCCCCGCCGGGCCAGCGCTCCGGGCGAGGTGGACGATGACAATGCCTGGGTGATGGACGGCGTGAGCGGGCACGCGGGGCTCTTCGGCACGGCGGTGGACGTGGCCCGCTTCGGACAGGCCGTGCTGGAGGGGTGCGCGGGCAGTCCCACGCTCGCGCCCGGGCCCCTGTGGCACCGCGCGCTCGCCACGGATCCGCTCGTGCCGGGCAGCACGCGCTCCATGGGCTTCGACTCCCCCTCACTGGAGCACTCCAGCGCGGGCCACTTCATTGGCAACACGCCCCCGGGCGCCGTGGGGCACCTGGGCTTCACCGGGACCAGCCTCTGGGTGGACCTGCGCCGCGCGCTGGTGGTGGCGCTCGTGACGAACCGGGTGGCCCACGGCCGCCAGGAGACTCGCATCCGCGAGTTCCGCCCCGTCTTCCACGACCTGGTGATAGAGGCCCTGGGCCTCGAGAGACTCGACGAACCGAAGCAAGGGAATCATGGCTGA
- the mpl gene encoding UDP-N-acetylmuramate:L-alanyl-gamma-D-glutamyl-meso-diaminopimelate ligase: protein MADDNGNVLETIEPGAVRRIHLLGVAGTGMGSFAGMLKAAGYEVTGSDENVYPPMSDMLQAWGIPVVTPYRPENLDAAKPDLAIIGNVIRRVNPEATEVRARRLPQMSFPAALGSLFLKKSHSVVVAGTHGKTTTSSLMAHVLVEAGKDPSFLVGGVTQNYAGNYRVGKGPHFVVEGDEYDTAYWDKGSKFLHYQPRTAILTSVEFDHADIFRDLPHYEATFEKFVRLIPPDGQLVVCAAYPNALRIAGGTRGRVVTYVAREGAEADYTPRNVSFGAEGARFDVVERGTVLGTARMELTGLHNVENALSVIAAARGLGLSFEEIAQGLASFRGVKRRQEVRGEPGGILVVDDFAHHPTAVRETIAAIRHRYPERRLWAIFEPRSNTSRRNIHQEDYAHAFTGANRASLKVPERHDKVPTNEELNVPQLCEALKAQGIEADHAADVPTLLERVARDARQGDVLLVMSNGSFGGFIDKVLSTLQARGGEG, encoded by the coding sequence ATGGCTGACGACAACGGAAACGTCCTGGAGACCATCGAGCCTGGTGCCGTGCGCCGCATCCACTTGCTGGGCGTGGCGGGCACGGGCATGGGCTCCTTCGCAGGCATGCTCAAGGCGGCCGGCTACGAGGTGACGGGCAGCGACGAGAACGTCTATCCCCCCATGAGCGACATGCTCCAGGCGTGGGGCATTCCCGTCGTCACCCCCTACCGCCCGGAGAACCTGGACGCGGCCAAGCCCGACCTCGCCATCATCGGCAACGTCATCCGCCGGGTGAACCCCGAGGCCACCGAGGTGCGCGCCCGCCGCCTGCCGCAGATGAGCTTCCCCGCGGCGCTCGGCTCCCTGTTCCTCAAGAAGTCCCACTCGGTGGTGGTGGCCGGCACCCACGGCAAGACGACCACCTCCTCCCTCATGGCGCACGTGCTGGTGGAGGCGGGCAAGGACCCCTCCTTCCTGGTGGGCGGCGTCACCCAGAACTACGCGGGCAACTACCGCGTGGGCAAGGGGCCGCACTTCGTCGTCGAGGGCGACGAGTACGACACGGCGTACTGGGACAAGGGCTCCAAGTTCCTGCACTACCAGCCGCGCACCGCCATCCTGACCAGCGTGGAGTTCGACCACGCGGACATCTTCCGGGACCTGCCGCACTACGAGGCCACCTTCGAGAAGTTCGTGCGGCTCATCCCGCCGGACGGGCAGCTCGTGGTGTGCGCGGCGTACCCGAACGCGCTGCGCATCGCGGGCGGCACGCGGGGCCGGGTCGTCACCTATGTGGCCCGCGAGGGCGCGGAGGCGGACTACACGCCCCGGAATGTCTCCTTCGGCGCCGAGGGCGCGCGCTTCGACGTGGTGGAGCGGGGCACGGTGCTGGGCACGGCGCGCATGGAGCTCACGGGCCTCCACAACGTGGAGAACGCGCTGAGCGTCATCGCCGCGGCGCGGGGCCTGGGGCTCTCCTTCGAGGAGATCGCCCAGGGGCTCGCCAGCTTCCGCGGGGTGAAGCGCCGCCAGGAGGTGCGCGGCGAGCCCGGCGGCATCCTGGTGGTGGACGACTTCGCGCACCACCCCACCGCCGTGCGCGAGACGATCGCCGCCATCCGCCACCGCTACCCGGAGCGGCGGCTGTGGGCAATCTTCGAGCCGCGCTCCAACACCAGCCGCCGCAACATCCACCAGGAGGACTACGCCCACGCCTTCACCGGCGCCAACCGGGCCAGCCTCAAGGTGCCCGAGCGCCATGACAAGGTGCCCACCAACGAGGAGCTGAACGTGCCCCAGCTCTGCGAGGCCCTCAAGGCCCAGGGCATCGAGGCCGACCACGCCGCCGACGTGCCCACGCTCCTGGAGCGCGTGGCCCGCGACGCCCGCCAGGGGGATGTGCTGCTGGTGATGAGCAACGGCTCCTTCGGCGGGTTCATCGACAAGGTGCTCTCCACGCTTCAGGCGCGGGGCGGGGAAGGTTAG
- a CDS encoding imm11 family protein — MERNFYWVEMGDVPQWLIDTPTRDSGEAFDEPWMFADGRVLSDPSHLKAQISHPGTKRAFVFSVIEKAPIVSEAVANVFRTMAPTDVQIFPVSIEGEPERHFVVNVTTVLDCIDEARCQEVQHYPEGSFPEYEGEYRWIYGLRITPSKTEGAHVFRLMKFKTAFIVSEDIKNALERVGNLGVSFEHVTGPQEPL, encoded by the coding sequence GTGGAGCGCAATTTCTATTGGGTTGAAATGGGCGACGTGCCCCAGTGGCTCATTGATACGCCGACACGGGACTCTGGTGAGGCGTTTGACGAGCCTTGGATGTTCGCGGATGGTCGCGTCCTTTCAGACCCTAGCCACCTCAAGGCCCAAATCTCACACCCGGGCACCAAACGAGCGTTTGTCTTCTCCGTGATAGAGAAAGCCCCCATCGTCAGCGAAGCCGTTGCGAACGTCTTCAGGACAATGGCTCCCACTGACGTACAGATTTTCCCGGTATCAATAGAGGGAGAACCTGAACGGCATTTCGTTGTCAATGTAACCACAGTGCTTGATTGTATTGACGAAGCGCGGTGTCAGGAAGTGCAGCACTATCCCGAGGGCTCCTTCCCTGAATACGAGGGCGAGTACCGCTGGATCTACGGCCTGCGAATCACCCCCTCGAAGACCGAGGGCGCCCACGTCTTTCGGCTGATGAAGTTCAAGACCGCATTCATCGTGTCAGAGGACATCAAGAACGCGCTCGAACGGGTCGGGAACCTGGGAGTGTCGTTCGAGCACGTGACCGGCCCTCAAGAGCCTCTCTGA